The Streptomyces sp. RKAG293 genome includes a region encoding these proteins:
- a CDS encoding HAD family hydrolase translates to MSAGFRTLAASDLDRTLIYSSAALALGMPDEQAPRLLCVEVHEAKPLSFMTETAAALVQRLAAEAEFVPATTRTRKQYRRISLPGPVPHFAICANGGHLLVDGRTDQDWNAEMRRRLADGSVPLAEVRAHLARVTDPAWLRKERVAEDLFAYLVVERSLLPENFVKDLTEWADGRGWTVSLQGRKIYTVPKPLRKSAALEEVVRRTGADQVLAAGDSLLDADLLLAADAGWQPGHGELADSGWRAPHVTPLATVGVAAGEEILRRMLAQVAAGAEDGAAAA, encoded by the coding sequence ATGAGCGCCGGATTCCGTACCCTCGCCGCCAGCGACCTGGACCGGACGCTGATCTACTCCTCCGCCGCGCTCGCGCTCGGCATGCCCGACGAGCAGGCGCCACGGCTGCTCTGCGTCGAGGTGCACGAGGCGAAGCCGCTGTCGTTCATGACGGAGACGGCCGCCGCGCTGGTGCAGCGGCTGGCCGCCGAGGCGGAGTTCGTGCCGGCCACCACCCGTACCCGCAAGCAGTACCGGCGGATCAGTCTGCCGGGCCCGGTGCCGCACTTCGCGATCTGCGCGAACGGCGGCCATCTGCTGGTCGACGGCCGCACCGACCAGGACTGGAACGCCGAGATGCGCCGCCGTCTCGCGGACGGTTCGGTGCCGCTGGCCGAGGTGCGCGCGCATCTGGCGCGGGTGACGGACCCGGCGTGGCTGCGCAAGGAGCGGGTGGCCGAGGACCTGTTCGCGTACCTCGTGGTGGAGCGGTCGCTGCTGCCCGAGAACTTCGTGAAGGACCTGACCGAGTGGGCCGACGGCCGCGGCTGGACGGTGTCGCTGCAGGGCCGGAAGATCTACACGGTCCCCAAGCCGCTGCGCAAGAGCGCGGCGCTCGAAGAGGTCGTACGGCGGACCGGTGCCGACCAGGTGCTGGCCGCGGGCGACTCCCTCCTGGACGCCGATCTGCTGCTGGCCGCCGACGCCGGCTGGCAGCCCGGGCACGGCGAACTGGCCGACAGCGGCTGGCGGGCGCCGCACGTGACGCCGCTCGCCACGGTGGGTGTCGCGGCGGGCGAGGAGATCCTGCGGCGGATGCTCGCGCAGGTGGCGGCCGGCGCGGAGGACGGTGCCGCGGCCGCCTGA
- a CDS encoding phosphoribosyltransferase, whose translation MAATPTWSGQWVADRLDITLEGEGLSELLGLALRDNPKRAHLLVSNVLGKHVPRHPSDVHTAGYGLGRRVRELLGDEQAARSVVLGYAETATGLGHAVADGVALAPYLHSTRRAVAGVAAAGGFEEEHSHATGHLLLPADPELLTGDGPLVLVDDEFSTGQTVLNTIRDLHARHPRAHYVVVALVDMRSDADRERLTEFAAGLGARIDLLSLASGTVRLPEGVLERGQALVRASVTPPPAPATAYEAVRVDLGWPEGLPDGGRHGFTPAHRERLEAALPSMAEAVRRALPPQDPRRILVLGNEELMFAPLRLAQEIQDGTSAEVRFSTTTRSPVLAVDDPGYAIRTRIVFPAHDDPSDGPGPRYAYNVAGGGFDVIVAVVDSAGDTPALHAPDGLLAHLAAHTGQVLLAVVPAYQPNGQVQQMAQTPTLPSPLRGPAFSSYAADEVGWLLKDLSDVELEAPTEEREEAIQSGGAHYAESLPVEYQPSEAYQALFRAALDTSADRIARAVGAVTELVLAERGPDAVLVSLARAGTPVGVLMRRWAKHAHGLELAHYAVSIVRGRGIDTTALRWLAEHHDPEQVVFVDGWTGKGAITRELAEAVKPFGNFNPDIAVLADPGGCVGTYGTRDDFLIPSACLNSTVSGLISRTVLRADLIGPDEFHGGKFYQELAGADVSGLFLDTVTARFDDVADAVAEDVKALRSQDRSPTWEGWAAVERISEEYGIGDVNLVKPGVGETTRVLLRRVPWKILAQRGAGADLDHVRLLAEQRGVPVEEVDGLPYSCVGLIHPQFTRGATGTDGKAVAR comes from the coding sequence ATGGCAGCAACACCGACATGGTCCGGCCAGTGGGTCGCCGACCGGCTGGACATCACCCTCGAAGGTGAGGGGCTGAGCGAGCTGCTCGGGCTCGCGCTGCGGGACAACCCGAAGCGCGCGCACCTGCTGGTGTCGAACGTGCTGGGCAAGCACGTTCCCCGGCATCCCTCCGACGTCCACACCGCCGGGTACGGCCTCGGCCGCCGGGTGCGGGAGCTGCTCGGTGACGAGCAGGCCGCGCGGTCCGTCGTCCTCGGCTACGCGGAGACCGCGACGGGCCTGGGGCACGCGGTGGCCGACGGGGTCGCCCTCGCTCCGTATCTGCACTCGACGCGGCGCGCGGTCGCCGGGGTCGCGGCGGCCGGCGGCTTCGAGGAGGAGCACAGCCACGCGACGGGCCATCTGCTGCTGCCGGCGGACCCGGAGCTGCTGACCGGGGACGGGCCGCTGGTACTGGTCGACGACGAGTTCTCGACGGGCCAGACCGTCCTCAACACCATCAGGGATCTGCACGCCCGCCACCCGCGCGCCCACTACGTGGTCGTCGCGCTCGTCGACATGCGGTCGGACGCGGACCGGGAGCGGCTGACGGAGTTCGCGGCCGGGCTCGGCGCGCGCATCGACCTGCTGTCGCTGGCGTCCGGCACGGTCCGGCTGCCGGAGGGCGTGCTGGAACGCGGCCAGGCGCTCGTCAGGGCGAGCGTCACCCCGCCGCCCGCGCCCGCGACGGCGTACGAGGCGGTCCGGGTGGACCTCGGCTGGCCCGAGGGGCTGCCGGACGGCGGCCGGCACGGCTTCACGCCCGCGCACCGGGAGCGGCTGGAGGCGGCACTGCCGTCGATGGCCGAGGCGGTCCGCCGGGCGCTCCCGCCGCAGGACCCGCGCCGCATCCTCGTCCTCGGCAACGAGGAGCTGATGTTCGCGCCGCTGCGGCTCGCCCAGGAGATCCAGGACGGGACCAGTGCCGAGGTCCGGTTCTCCACCACCACCCGCTCGCCCGTGCTGGCCGTGGACGACCCCGGCTACGCGATCCGCACCCGGATCGTCTTCCCCGCCCACGACGACCCCTCCGACGGGCCGGGCCCGCGCTACGCCTACAACGTCGCGGGCGGCGGCTTCGACGTGATCGTCGCCGTCGTGGACTCGGCGGGCGACACCCCGGCGCTGCACGCGCCCGACGGGCTGCTCGCGCATCTCGCGGCTCACACCGGGCAGGTACTGCTCGCGGTCGTGCCCGCGTACCAACCGAACGGACAGGTTCAGCAGATGGCCCAGACCCCCACGCTTCCCTCCCCCCTGCGCGGTCCGGCGTTCTCGTCGTACGCGGCGGACGAGGTCGGATGGTTGCTGAAGGACCTGTCGGACGTCGAGCTGGAGGCGCCGACCGAGGAGCGCGAGGAGGCGATCCAGAGCGGCGGGGCGCACTACGCGGAGTCGCTGCCGGTGGAGTACCAGCCGAGCGAGGCGTACCAGGCGCTGTTCCGCGCCGCACTGGACACCTCGGCCGACCGGATCGCGCGGGCGGTGGGCGCCGTCACCGAGCTGGTGCTCGCCGAGCGCGGCCCGGACGCCGTCCTCGTCTCGCTGGCGCGTGCCGGGACCCCGGTCGGGGTGCTGATGCGCCGCTGGGCGAAGCACGCGCACGGCCTGGAACTGGCGCACTACGCCGTCTCGATCGTGCGCGGCCGGGGCATCGACACCACCGCGCTGCGCTGGCTGGCCGAGCACCACGACCCGGAGCAGGTCGTCTTCGTCGACGGCTGGACGGGCAAGGGCGCGATCACCCGGGAACTGGCCGAGGCCGTCAAGCCGTTCGGGAACTTCAACCCGGACATCGCGGTGCTCGCGGACCCGGGCGGCTGCGTGGGCACCTACGGCACCCGTGACGACTTCCTCATCCCCTCCGCCTGCCTCAACTCCACCGTCTCCGGGCTCATCTCGCGCACCGTGCTGCGCGCGGACCTGATCGGACCGGACGAGTTCCACGGCGGGAAGTTCTACCAGGAGCTGGCCGGCGCGGATGTCTCCGGGCTCTTCCTGGACACGGTGACGGCCCGCTTCGACGACGTCGCCGACGCGGTCGCCGAGGACGTCAAGGCACTGCGGTCGCAGGACCGCAGCCCCACCTGGGAGGGCTGGGCCGCCGTCGAGCGGATCAGCGAGGAGTACGGCATCGGGGACGTGAACCTCGTCAAGCCCGGGGTCGGCGAGACGACGCGGGTGCTGCTGCGCCGCGTCCCGTGGAAGATCCTGGCGCAGCGCGGCGCCGGCGCGGACCTGGACCACGTCCGGCTGCTCGCCGAGCAGCGCGGGGTGCCGGTGGAGGAGGTGGACGGGCTGCCGTACTCGTGTGTCGGCCTGATCCACCCGCAGTTCACCAGAGGTGCCACCGGTACCGACGGCAAGGCGGTCGCCCGATGA
- a CDS encoding HpcH/HpaI aldolase/citrate lyase family protein, whose protein sequence is MRHFGHLATDVRNELFHREPQEFTADSSASTLSVALGATLYSPATRPHLADDVLKQAAHGVVSMVLCLEDSIDDREVVDAEANLVRQFAELDRRQGAGDPPLLFIRVRTPAQIVDLVQRLGDTVRLLSGFVLPKFTEESGVPFMEALAVAESACGHRLFAMPVLESPQLMHLESRVETLSGIYRTVDKYRDRVLALRLGVTDFCSSYALRRAPAMTAYDVQIVASVIADVVNVFGRADGTGFTVTGPVWEYFRHHERMFKPQLRRSPFTPEAEDLRTALIEHDMDGLLREIELDRANGLQGKTCIHPTHVFPVHALNVVTHEEYCDAADILHEDRTGGGVLRSAYTNKMNEVKPHRAWAERTMRRAETFGVARADIGFVELLAACLPS, encoded by the coding sequence ATGCGCCACTTCGGACACCTTGCGACGGACGTACGGAACGAACTGTTCCACCGCGAGCCGCAGGAATTCACCGCGGACTCTTCCGCCAGCACGCTCTCCGTCGCCCTCGGCGCGACCCTTTACAGCCCGGCGACCCGGCCGCACCTGGCCGACGACGTACTGAAGCAGGCCGCGCACGGTGTGGTGTCCATGGTCCTGTGCCTGGAGGACTCGATAGACGACCGCGAGGTCGTGGACGCCGAGGCCAATCTGGTCCGGCAGTTCGCCGAACTCGACCGGCGGCAGGGTGCCGGCGACCCTCCGCTGCTGTTCATCCGGGTCAGGACCCCGGCGCAGATAGTCGACCTGGTGCAGCGGCTCGGTGACACCGTGCGACTGCTGTCCGGATTCGTACTGCCGAAGTTCACCGAGGAGAGCGGCGTCCCCTTCATGGAGGCGCTGGCCGTGGCGGAGTCCGCCTGCGGCCACCGGCTCTTCGCCATGCCGGTCCTGGAGTCTCCGCAGCTGATGCACCTGGAGAGCCGCGTCGAGACGCTCTCCGGGATCTACCGCACGGTCGACAAGTACCGGGACCGCGTGCTGGCCCTGCGGCTGGGCGTGACGGACTTCTGCTCCTCGTACGCGCTGCGCCGGGCGCCCGCGATGACGGCGTACGACGTCCAGATCGTCGCCTCGGTGATCGCCGACGTCGTCAATGTCTTCGGGCGGGCCGACGGGACCGGGTTCACCGTGACCGGGCCGGTGTGGGAGTACTTCCGGCACCACGAGCGGATGTTCAAGCCGCAGCTGCGCCGCAGCCCCTTCACCCCGGAGGCGGAGGACCTGCGCACCGCGCTCATCGAGCACGACATGGACGGGCTGCTGCGCGAGATCGAGCTGGACCGGGCCAACGGCCTGCAGGGCAAGACCTGCATCCACCCCACCCATGTGTTCCCCGTGCACGCGCTGAACGTGGTCACGCACGAGGAGTACTGCGACGCCGCCGACATCCTCCACGAGGACCGCACCGGCGGCGGGGTCCTGCGCTCCGCCTACACGAACAAGATGAACGAGGTGAAGCCGCACCGGGCCTGGGCCGAGCGCACCATGCGCCGCGCCGAGACCTTCGGGGTGGCCCGCGCCGACATCGGCTTCGTGGAACTGCTCGCGGCCTGTCTGCCGTCCTGA
- a CDS encoding TerD family protein — MTAMTHAMVKGSNIPLDVLGIRAVLRWSPGAGVPDVDASALLLGADGRVRSDADFVFYNEPRHPSGLARHLPKKRVAEGLTDTVEVDLTSLDASVARVVIAASADGGSFGQVPDLHVLLFDTGAPVRSAPLATFDVTPDTGDETALICGELYRRDTTWKFRALGQGYATGLVGLATEFGIAVDDEADSGADPGSGPAAGSREPVHAPPAVPEPEATSAYGYPLPDPAPGHVPAQPAYGYPQPPQQRPQPAAPAYGYPQPVAASPGFVLPPQGPQFQTGRR; from the coding sequence ATGACCGCCATGACGCACGCGATGGTGAAGGGCTCGAACATCCCCCTGGACGTCCTGGGGATCAGGGCGGTGCTGCGCTGGAGCCCCGGCGCCGGCGTCCCCGACGTCGACGCCTCGGCCCTGCTGCTGGGCGCGGACGGCCGGGTCCGCTCCGACGCGGACTTCGTCTTCTACAACGAGCCCAGGCATCCGTCGGGGCTCGCCCGGCACCTGCCCAAGAAGCGGGTCGCCGAGGGTCTCACCGACACCGTCGAGGTGGACCTGACGTCCCTGGACGCCTCCGTGGCCCGCGTCGTCATCGCCGCGTCCGCCGACGGCGGCTCCTTCGGGCAGGTCCCCGACCTGCACGTTCTCCTCTTCGACACGGGTGCGCCGGTCCGCTCCGCGCCGCTGGCGACCTTCGACGTCACCCCCGACACCGGCGACGAGACCGCGCTGATCTGCGGCGAGCTGTACCGCCGCGACACCACGTGGAAGTTCCGCGCGCTCGGCCAGGGCTACGCGACCGGCCTCGTCGGCCTCGCCACCGAATTCGGCATCGCCGTCGACGACGAGGCGGACTCCGGAGCGGACCCCGGCTCCGGCCCCGCGGCGGGCTCCCGCGAGCCCGTCCACGCGCCGCCCGCCGTCCCGGAGCCCGAGGCCACCTCCGCGTACGGCTACCCGCTCCCGGACCCCGCACCCGGCCACGTACCCGCTCAGCCCGCCTACGGGTACCCCCAGCCGCCACAGCAGCGCCCCCAGCCCGCCGCACCGGCCTACGGGTACCCGCAGCCGGTGGCGGCCTCCCCCGGCTTCGTGCTGCCACCACAGGGCCCCCAGTTCCAGACCGGCCGCCGCTAG
- a CDS encoding Tellurium resistance produces MAWWKFLRPSGASQFDVANAHTVELTKRHPMVSLSKQGAAVGNLRINLSWEMRTSDTGGWNKQGGGGLFGRRMNLFKPEIVQAAGPAMVNVDLDLACMYELADGTKGVVQPLGNFLGDLNEPPYIKLSGDDRFGGTSGETIYINFDKRDEFVRLLVFVYIYDGTPAFDRTHAMVTLFPSSGPRIEIPLSEREPQARSCAVVLIENRKGELMVRREVKYVYGFQAEIDRLYGWGLQWGRGYKTKV; encoded by the coding sequence ATGGCCTGGTGGAAGTTCCTGCGGCCCAGTGGCGCGTCGCAGTTCGACGTCGCGAACGCGCACACCGTGGAGCTCACGAAACGGCACCCCATGGTCTCGCTGAGCAAACAGGGCGCGGCCGTCGGCAACCTGCGGATCAACCTGTCCTGGGAGATGCGCACTTCGGACACCGGCGGGTGGAACAAACAGGGCGGCGGCGGGTTGTTCGGCCGCCGGATGAACCTGTTCAAGCCGGAAATAGTGCAGGCCGCGGGGCCGGCGATGGTCAACGTCGACCTGGACCTGGCGTGCATGTACGAGCTCGCCGACGGGACGAAGGGCGTCGTCCAGCCGCTCGGCAACTTCCTGGGGGACCTGAACGAGCCGCCGTACATCAAGCTCAGCGGCGACGACCGGTTCGGCGGCACCTCGGGCGAGACGATCTACATCAACTTCGACAAGCGGGACGAGTTCGTCCGGCTGCTGGTGTTCGTCTACATCTACGACGGCACGCCCGCCTTCGACCGCACCCACGCCATGGTCACGCTCTTCCCCAGCTCGGGTCCGCGGATCGAGATCCCGCTCAGCGAGCGCGAGCCGCAGGCGCGGTCCTGCGCGGTGGTGCTGATCGAGAACCGCAAGGGCGAGCTGATGGTGCGGCGCGAGGTGAAGTACGTCTACGGGTTCCAGGCCGAGATCGACCGGCTGTACGGCTGGGGCCTGCAGTGGGGCCGGGGCTACAAGACCAAGGTGTGA
- a CDS encoding DUF475 domain-containing protein translates to MLLKTFGWSFGITAAGLALAGYLWGWEGLAVVAILSVLEISLSFDNAVINAGILRKMNAFWQKMFLTVGILIAVFGMRLVFPVVIVSITAKLSPVEAVDVAINDPDRYEALVTGAHPSIAAFGGMFLLMIFLDFIFEERDIRWLGWLEKPLGKLGKLDMLSVVIAMVVLLVAATTVATSVPVHGGDGTIDKAATVLLSGIAGLITYLVVGGISGYFEGQLEEAEDDADGEAEAGAKKGSTVAVVGLAGKAAFFMFLYLEVIDASFSFDGVIGAFAITNDIFEMALGLGIGAMYIRSLTVYLVRKGTLDDYVYLEHGAHYAIGALAVILLVTIKYEINEVITGLVGVVLIAASYWSSVVRNRRIGENSEGSNDTAEVSSGV, encoded by the coding sequence GTGCTCCTCAAGACATTTGGCTGGTCGTTCGGCATCACTGCCGCCGGCCTGGCCTTGGCTGGGTACCTCTGGGGGTGGGAGGGGCTCGCGGTGGTCGCGATCCTCTCGGTCCTGGAGATCTCGCTGTCATTCGACAACGCGGTGATCAACGCCGGGATCCTCCGGAAGATGAACGCCTTCTGGCAGAAGATGTTCCTCACCGTCGGCATCCTGATCGCCGTCTTCGGTATGCGACTGGTCTTCCCGGTCGTCATCGTCTCCATCACCGCCAAGCTCAGCCCGGTCGAGGCGGTCGACGTCGCGATCAACGACCCCGACCGCTACGAGGCGCTGGTCACCGGCGCTCATCCGTCGATCGCGGCGTTCGGCGGGATGTTCCTGCTCATGATCTTCCTCGACTTCATTTTCGAGGAGCGGGACATCCGGTGGCTCGGCTGGCTGGAGAAGCCGCTGGGCAAGCTCGGCAAGCTGGACATGCTCTCCGTCGTGATCGCCATGGTCGTGCTGCTCGTCGCCGCGACCACGGTCGCCACCAGCGTTCCGGTGCACGGCGGGGACGGGACGATCGACAAGGCCGCGACGGTGCTGCTGTCCGGGATCGCCGGGCTCATCACGTATCTGGTCGTCGGCGGGATCTCCGGCTACTTCGAGGGCCAGCTGGAGGAGGCCGAGGACGACGCGGACGGAGAGGCCGAGGCGGGCGCCAAGAAGGGCAGCACCGTGGCCGTCGTCGGGCTGGCCGGCAAGGCCGCGTTCTTCATGTTCCTGTACCTCGAGGTCATCGACGCGTCGTTCTCGTTCGACGGTGTCATCGGCGCGTTCGCCATCACCAACGACATCTTCGAGATGGCGCTCGGCCTCGGTATCGGCGCCATGTACATCCGGTCGCTGACGGTGTACCTGGTCCGCAAGGGCACCCTGGACGACTACGTGTACCTGGAGCACGGCGCGCACTACGCGATCGGCGCGCTGGCGGTCATCCTGCTCGTCACGATCAAGTACGAGATCAACGAGGTCATCACCGGCCTCGTCGGCGTCGTGCTGATCGCGGCTTCCTACTGGTCCTCGGTGGTGCGAAACCGGCGGATCGGGGAAAACTCAGAGGGGTCGAACGATACGGCGGAAGTCTCATCCGGGGTCTGA
- a CDS encoding helix-turn-helix domain-containing protein → MERRVRPAGTTERTYRFRCYPNPVQSQQLHRTFGACRWVYDQGLELRSSAWRQHHLRIGYTESCRALTGWRNTEETGWLREISSVALQQSLRHLDNAYNRFFRGSARHPQRKRKHRAKDAATYVQAGVGFRWAADGDRPGAGRLTLAKMAEPLDIRWSRPLPAGAVPRKQEPPPARVGNPGRSRRGEVKKR, encoded by the coding sequence ATGGAGCGACGGGTCAGGCCGGCCGGAACCACGGAGCGGACCTACCGATTCCGCTGCTATCCCAACCCCGTTCAGTCCCAGCAGCTGCACCGCACCTTCGGAGCCTGTCGGTGGGTCTACGACCAGGGGCTCGAGCTACGCTCCTCCGCCTGGCGGCAGCACCACCTCCGGATCGGCTACACCGAAAGCTGCCGCGCGCTGACCGGATGGCGAAACACGGAGGAGACCGGCTGGCTCCGGGAGATCTCCTCCGTGGCGCTGCAGCAGTCCCTGCGGCATCTGGACAACGCGTACAACCGCTTCTTCCGGGGCAGCGCCAGGCATCCGCAGCGCAAACGGAAACACCGGGCCAAGGACGCCGCGACCTACGTACAGGCAGGGGTGGGTTTCCGTTGGGCGGCGGATGGCGACCGCCCCGGCGCCGGACGGCTCACCCTGGCCAAGATGGCCGAACCCCTCGACATACGGTGGTCACGCCCCCTTCCGGCCGGAGCGGTCCCGAGGAAGCAGGAACCCCCACCCGCGAGGGTGGGGAATCCCGGTCGGTCACGGCGGGGAGAGGTCAAGAAACGTTGA
- a CDS encoding TerD family protein produces the protein MGVTLAKGGNVSLSKAAPNLTQVMIGLGWDARSTTGAPFDLDASALLCANGRVLSDEHFVFYNNLKSPEGSVEHTGDNLTGEGEGDDEEIIVDLTKVPERVDKVVFPVSIHEADSRGQTFGQVNNAYIRVVNQYDQAELARYDLSEDASSETAMIFGELYRYNGEWKFRAVGQGYASGLRGIALDFGVNVS, from the coding sequence ATGGGCGTCACGCTCGCCAAGGGGGGCAATGTCTCCCTCAGCAAGGCCGCACCGAATCTCACCCAGGTGATGATCGGCCTCGGCTGGGACGCACGCTCCACCACAGGGGCGCCGTTCGACCTCGACGCCAGCGCCCTGCTGTGCGCCAACGGCCGGGTACTCAGCGACGAACACTTCGTCTTCTACAACAACCTCAAGAGCCCCGAGGGCTCCGTCGAGCACACCGGTGACAACCTCACCGGCGAGGGCGAAGGGGACGACGAGGAGATCATCGTCGACCTCACCAAGGTTCCCGAGCGCGTCGACAAGGTCGTCTTCCCCGTCTCCATCCACGAGGCCGACAGCCGCGGCCAGACCTTCGGACAGGTCAACAACGCCTACATCCGCGTCGTGAACCAGTACGACCAGGCCGAGTTGGCGCGCTACGACCTCTCCGAGGACGCGTCCAGCGAGACCGCAATGATCTTCGGCGAGCTGTACCGCTACAACGGCGAGTGGAAATTCCGTGCAGTAGGCCAGGGGTACGCGTCAGGACTGCGAGGCATCGCCCTGGACTTCGGGGTCAACGTTTCTTGA
- a CDS encoding TerD family protein, translated as MGVSLSKGGNVSLTKEAPNLTAVIVALGWDARTTTGADFDLDASALLASPEGKVISDAHFVFFNNLKSPDGSVEHLGDNLTGSGDGDDEVIKVNLAGVPADVAKIVFPVSIYEAESRQQSFGQVRNAYIRVVNQADNNELARYDLTEDASTETAMVFGELYRNGAEWKFRAIGQGYASGLRGIAQDFGVNV; from the coding sequence GTGGGAGTCAGCCTCAGCAAGGGTGGCAACGTCTCACTGACGAAGGAGGCCCCGAATCTCACGGCGGTCATCGTCGCTCTGGGATGGGACGCCAGGACCACCACCGGCGCCGATTTCGACCTGGACGCCAGCGCACTGCTGGCCAGCCCCGAGGGCAAGGTCATCTCCGACGCGCACTTCGTCTTCTTCAACAACCTCAAGAGCCCGGACGGCTCGGTCGAGCACCTCGGTGACAACCTCACCGGCTCGGGCGACGGCGACGACGAGGTCATCAAGGTGAACCTGGCCGGAGTTCCGGCCGATGTCGCCAAGATCGTCTTCCCGGTCTCGATCTACGAGGCCGAGAGCCGTCAGCAGAGCTTCGGTCAGGTCCGCAACGCGTACATCCGCGTCGTGAACCAGGCCGACAACAACGAACTGGCGCGCTACGACCTCACCGAGGACGCCTCCACCGAGACCGCCATGGTCTTCGGTGAGCTCTACCGCAACGGCGCGGAGTGGAAGTTCCGCGCCATCGGCCAGGGCTACGCCTCCGGACTGCGCGGCATCGCGCAGGACTTCGGCGTCAACGTCTGA
- a CDS encoding peroxiredoxin, which produces MAIEVGSKAPDFELKNQHGQTVRLSDFRGEKNVVLLFYPYAFTGVCTGELCALRDELPTFQNDGVQLLAVSCDAPFSLRVFAEQEGLGYPLLSDFWPHGDAARAYGVFDEEKGCAVRGTFVIDKDGIVRWTVVNGLPDARDLNDYAKALEEL; this is translated from the coding sequence ATGGCGATCGAGGTCGGCAGCAAGGCCCCGGATTTCGAGCTGAAGAACCAGCACGGTCAGACCGTGCGGCTCTCCGACTTCCGCGGCGAGAAGAACGTCGTGCTGCTCTTCTACCCGTACGCGTTCACCGGCGTCTGCACCGGCGAGCTCTGTGCCCTGCGCGACGAACTGCCGACGTTCCAGAACGACGGCGTGCAGCTCCTCGCCGTCTCCTGCGACGCCCCGTTCTCGCTGCGCGTCTTCGCCGAACAGGAGGGCCTCGGATACCCGCTGCTCTCCGACTTCTGGCCGCACGGGGACGCCGCGCGCGCCTACGGCGTCTTCGACGAGGAGAAGGGCTGCGCGGTCCGCGGCACCTTCGTCATCGACAAGGACGGCATCGTCCGCTGGACCGTCGTCAACGGCCTTCCGGACGCCCGGGACCTCAACGACTACGCAAAGGCCCTCGAAGAGCTGTAG
- a CDS encoding DUF3052 domain-containing protein, whose amino-acid sequence MSATADHAEDRTNPASRLGFEPGQVVQELGYDDDCDQELREGIEELTGEELADEDYDDVPDAVLLWFREDDGDLTDTLVDATSTIDDGAPIWLMTPKTGREGHVEPSEIGEAAQTAGLAQTSTVNAAKDWSGSRLVTPKTARAAKR is encoded by the coding sequence GTGAGCGCGACCGCGGACCACGCGGAGGACCGGACCAACCCGGCTAGCCGGCTTGGATTCGAACCCGGACAGGTGGTCCAGGAACTCGGGTACGACGACGACTGCGACCAGGAGCTCCGAGAAGGTATCGAGGAGCTCACGGGCGAAGAGCTCGCCGATGAGGACTACGACGACGTGCCCGACGCCGTCCTGCTGTGGTTCAGGGAGGACGACGGCGACCTCACCGACACCTTGGTCGACGCCACGTCGACGATCGACGACGGCGCCCCGATCTGGCTGATGACCCCGAAGACCGGCCGTGAGGGCCACGTCGAGCCAAGCGAGATCGGCGAGGCCGCCCAGACCGCAGGTCTGGCCCAAACCAGCACAGTCAACGCCGCCAAGGACTGGTCGGGCAGCCGCCTGGTCACTCCGAAGACGGCCCGGGCCGCGAAGCGGTAG